A single genomic interval of Chlorogloeopsis sp. ULAP01 harbors:
- a CDS encoding response regulator transcription factor: protein MPRILVIDDDPAISELVAVNLEMAGYDVSQAEDGIKGQALALQLQPDLIMLDLMLPRVDGFTICQRLRRDERTAEIPVLMLTALSQTQDKVEGFNAGADDYLTKPFEVEEMLARVRALLRRTDRIPQAAKHSEILNYGPLTLVPERFEAIWFAQTVKLTHLEFELLHCLLQRHGQTVSPSEILREVWGYDPDDDIETIRVHIRHLRTKLEPDPRHPRYIKTVYGAGYCLELPSAPQSAESVSTSRVE from the coding sequence ATGCCGAGGATTCTAGTCATAGACGATGACCCAGCAATTTCAGAGTTAGTTGCCGTCAATTTGGAAATGGCTGGTTACGATGTCAGCCAAGCCGAAGATGGCATCAAAGGTCAAGCACTGGCTCTCCAACTACAGCCAGATTTAATCATGCTCGATCTAATGTTGCCTAGAGTAGACGGATTTACTATTTGTCAACGCTTGCGACGTGATGAACGCACTGCTGAAATTCCTGTGTTGATGTTAACCGCTCTGAGTCAAACTCAGGATAAGGTAGAAGGCTTTAACGCGGGCGCGGATGACTACCTCACCAAGCCGTTTGAAGTTGAGGAGATGCTGGCACGGGTGAGAGCGCTGTTGCGGCGTACTGACAGGATTCCTCAAGCAGCCAAGCACAGTGAAATCCTTAATTACGGGCCATTAACTCTCGTTCCTGAAAGGTTTGAAGCTATATGGTTTGCTCAAACAGTAAAGCTGACTCATTTGGAATTTGAGCTACTCCACTGTTTACTACAACGTCACGGTCAGACCGTCTCTCCAAGTGAAATTCTTAGAGAAGTCTGGGGTTACGATCCAGATGATGATATTGAGACCATTCGAGTTCACATTCGCCACTTGCGAACTAAGCTAGAACCAGATCCTCGTCATCCCCGTTATATCAAAACGGTGTATGGTGCGGGCTACTGTTTAGAGTTGCCTAGCGCACCCCAATCTGCTGAGAGCGTTTCCACATCACGAGTTGAGTAA
- a CDS encoding ParA family protein, whose product MGYVIATANMKGGVGKTTLSVNLATCLAKEHGKRVLVLDLDTQISATLSLMSPVDFARRRKQRKTFRYLIDQIINPEPQPKHAVSEVIESQVCKLEGLDLLPGDIDLYDEFVISEMLHRQAVNLAAKDFETIWNRFERVLLAKIIEPVRQEYDFIILDCAPGYNLLTRSALATSNFYILPAKPEPLSVVGIQLLERRIAQLKDSHEQEAKIDIQMLGIVFTMSNANLLTGRYYKQVMQRVHQDFDQEKICQTQIPVDVNVAKAVDSFVPAVLNAPQSAGSKAFSQLTQELMKKLRMHAAVN is encoded by the coding sequence ATGGGATATGTAATTGCAACTGCAAATATGAAGGGTGGTGTCGGCAAAACGACTCTCAGCGTCAATCTAGCCACCTGTTTAGCGAAAGAGCATGGCAAGCGGGTGTTAGTCCTCGATTTAGATACTCAAATTAGTGCAACACTCAGTTTAATGTCGCCTGTAGACTTTGCCAGACGCCGTAAGCAACGAAAGACATTTAGATATCTGATAGATCAAATTATTAATCCGGAGCCTCAACCTAAACATGCAGTTTCGGAAGTAATTGAATCACAGGTTTGTAAGCTCGAAGGACTGGATTTGTTACCAGGAGATATTGACTTATACGATGAATTTGTGATTTCAGAAATGCTGCATAGACAAGCAGTTAATTTGGCAGCAAAAGACTTTGAAACAATTTGGAATCGTTTTGAAAGAGTCTTGTTGGCTAAAATCATAGAACCAGTACGTCAAGAATATGATTTTATTATCCTAGACTGTGCTCCAGGCTATAATCTGCTGACTCGTAGTGCTTTAGCAACTAGTAATTTTTATATACTTCCCGCTAAACCAGAACCTCTTTCTGTAGTGGGGATTCAGTTGTTGGAAAGACGTATTGCTCAATTAAAAGATAGCCATGAGCAAGAAGCAAAAATTGATATACAAATGCTGGGAATTGTCTTTACAATGTCTAATGCCAATTTGTTAACTGGCAGATATTACAAACAAGTGATGCAGCGTGTTCATCAAGATTTTGATCAAGAGAAAATTTGTCAAACACAAATTCCAGTAGATGTAAATGTTGCTAAGGCGGTTGATAGCTTTGTACCGGCTGTGTTAAATGCTCCTCAATCAGCAGGATCAAAAGCGTTCTCTCAGTTAACTCAAGAGTTGATGAAAAAGCTGAGAATGCATGCTGCTGTGAATTGA
- a CDS encoding 1-acyl-sn-glycerol-3-phosphate acyltransferase, with translation MPAYTDKQKPLKKQLGWCLDQRDPKFIQSLMPIWEWLYYHYFHVQTSGWEHIPSNKKVLFVGSHNGGLAAPDMFMIMYDWFRRYGVEQPVYGLMHPTMWQVVPLVAEAAAKVGAVVAHPKMAIAALRSGASVLVYPGGAQDVFRPHSLRNKIYFANRHGFIKLALREEVPIVPVISTGAHDTLIVLTECYKIVRQLHNWGMPWLFGIDPEVFPIYLGLPWGLALGPLPNIPLPTPIHTRVCPPIVFERYGRQAASDREYVHACYELVRSKMQQELDNLVKES, from the coding sequence ATGCCAGCATACACTGACAAGCAAAAACCGTTAAAAAAACAACTAGGATGGTGTTTGGATCAGCGAGATCCGAAATTTATCCAATCTTTAATGCCGATTTGGGAATGGCTTTACTACCACTATTTTCATGTCCAAACTAGTGGCTGGGAGCATATCCCATCTAACAAAAAAGTTTTATTCGTCGGTTCCCATAATGGTGGACTCGCTGCTCCTGATATGTTTATGATCATGTACGACTGGTTTCGACGCTATGGTGTGGAACAACCAGTCTATGGTTTGATGCATCCGACAATGTGGCAAGTAGTTCCCCTAGTAGCGGAAGCGGCTGCTAAGGTAGGAGCGGTTGTGGCGCATCCAAAAATGGCGATCGCTGCCTTGCGTTCTGGAGCTAGCGTACTTGTATATCCAGGTGGGGCGCAAGATGTTTTCCGTCCGCATTCTTTGCGAAACAAAATTTACTTTGCTAATCGTCACGGATTTATTAAGCTAGCACTACGAGAAGAAGTGCCAATAGTACCAGTAATTTCTACTGGCGCTCACGATACGTTAATTGTGCTTACTGAGTGCTATAAAATTGTCCGGCAACTCCATAACTGGGGAATGCCCTGGCTATTTGGAATCGATCCAGAAGTCTTCCCTATTTATTTGGGACTACCTTGGGGATTAGCATTAGGCCCTTTGCCCAACATTCCATTACCAACGCCTATTCATACACGCGTTTGTCCGCCGATCGTATTTGAACGCTACGGTCGTCAAGCCGCGTCTGATCGTGAATATGTCCATGCCTGCTATGAGCTTGTCCGTAGCAAAATGCAGCAAGAATTGGATAATTTGGTTAAGGAGAGCTAA
- a CDS encoding AAA family ATPase: MSFNPELCRNESEVESKLIVQYLLPQLGYTPDTWHQEITFGKIRLDFLAFAAQAIPFVLDANSPLSLVMEAKNPKQNLNNHVHRLKNYLISLNVEYGLLTNGKEIRIYQKSQDDIQLVFQCAGKELDHRIEEMKALIGRDSLKEKKSTDNSETQTTENNKPNPQTISDPSSETKRQHSMKVIAVYHNKGGVGKTTTVVNLAAAIRKKGKKVLVIDLDSQANTTFATGLVKFDDEEFDDIKDSNILHVIKSIDFDYISEVARKSNFSNPEIDVVPSHIDLMKYEKELNEIDNSRLILIEKLEQVQDKYDVVLIDTPPSLNLYARIALIAADYLIIPSDLKPFANQGLVNVKEFIKGVNAFRKQIRKAPIEILGVLACKISTNNQFVKHTLPKRLETIPKRYSLDVIDTVIYERDDLAKCAEKIQLIGNMEIAEPVSVLDFKPDSTSAQEFQLLAKEILQKIGMA; encoded by the coding sequence TTGTCTTTTAATCCTGAACTTTGCCGTAACGAAAGCGAAGTTGAAAGTAAACTAATCGTCCAATACTTGCTACCACAACTGGGTTATACTCCTGATACCTGGCATCAAGAGATTACATTTGGTAAGATTCGCCTAGACTTTTTGGCTTTTGCCGCGCAAGCTATCCCCTTTGTCTTGGATGCTAACTCACCTTTGAGTTTGGTAATGGAAGCAAAAAATCCCAAGCAGAATCTAAATAATCATGTTCATCGACTCAAGAATTATTTAATCAGCTTAAATGTAGAATATGGGTTGCTTACAAATGGCAAAGAAATTAGAATTTATCAAAAATCTCAAGATGATATTCAGCTAGTATTTCAATGTGCTGGCAAAGAATTAGACCACAGAATAGAAGAAATGAAAGCTTTAATTGGCAGGGATAGCTTAAAAGAGAAAAAATCCACAGACAATTCAGAGACTCAAACTACTGAGAACAATAAACCAAATCCTCAAACAATTTCTGATCCTAGTTCTGAAACTAAGAGGCAACATTCAATGAAAGTAATTGCTGTTTATCATAATAAAGGCGGCGTTGGTAAAACAACAACTGTAGTTAACCTGGCAGCTGCTATCAGGAAAAAAGGGAAAAAAGTTTTAGTGATTGACTTAGATAGTCAGGCTAATACCACATTTGCCACAGGATTAGTAAAATTTGATGATGAAGAATTTGATGATATCAAAGACTCTAATATTCTACACGTGATAAAATCAATAGATTTTGATTATATTTCGGAAGTCGCCAGAAAATCTAATTTTTCTAATCCAGAAATAGATGTTGTTCCTTCCCATATTGATTTAATGAAATATGAAAAAGAACTTAATGAAATTGATAATAGTAGGCTAATTTTAATTGAAAAATTGGAACAAGTACAAGATAAATATGATGTTGTACTGATTGATACTCCACCTTCTTTAAATTTGTATGCAAGAATTGCATTAATAGCTGCCGATTATCTTATTATCCCTTCGGATCTCAAGCCTTTTGCCAATCAAGGTCTTGTCAATGTTAAAGAGTTTATAAAAGGCGTTAATGCTTTTAGAAAACAAATAAGAAAAGCGCCTATTGAAATACTAGGTGTTCTTGCTTGTAAAATATCGACTAATAACCAATTTGTAAAACATACTCTGCCTAAACGACTAGAGACAATTCCAAAAAGATATAGTCTTGACGTAATTGATACGGTTATTTATGAAAGAGATGATTTGGCTAAATGTGCTGAAAAAATTCAATT